The sequence GTACAAACGCCGTTTTGTATTTCGTATAACAAAGTATTGAACATATTGCAAAGGTATATTTTTTTACCAAATTCAAAAAAATAAAACAGTGAAGCTGTTTTAGGCTTCACTGTTGACAAACTTTCTAAAAAGCTTAATTGGCAGGGATAGCCCGATATATTTTCTTACCAAAAGGAGTAATAAGTGTCAATAACACTGCACCTGTCTTTTTCCTATTGAAGGCATCTACCAAATCCTCAACTGTTCTGACAGGTCTTTCATCTACCGAAATAATAATAAACCCGTTGCTAATACCCTCTTGGGCTAATTTACCTTGATTTTCTACGTTATAGACTTCTAATCCGTTTTCTATATCAAATCTAGCTTTAAGGTTATCGCTAATAGGTCTGAATGAGGCACCTAACTTGCTGCGAATAGAATTGACATCTAGTTTTTCTTCTTTGATTAAGCTAGTATTGCCATCTTTGTTACGCAGTACTACATCTATTGTCATTTCTTTTTCACCTCTTATAATTTTGAGTTTAACTTTATCACCAGGTCTTCTGCGCCCAACTTGCTCCTGAAGTTCAGCTGTGGAATTAACTTTCACATTGTCTATACTCACAATTACATCCCCTTCCATAACTCCTGCACTTTTTGCTGCTCCATTTTCAGCCAAGCTAATTACATATACGCCTTGGCTAACAGACAGTCCCTTTTCTTTGGCTAATTTTCCATCCACATCTTGGATATTTACTCCAAGTAATGCTCTTTGGACAGCACCATAGTTGATAATATCTTCTGCAACTTTGCGAGCTAAGTTTATAGGTACAGCAAAAGAATAACCTTGATATGCACCTGTGTTTGTAGCAATGGCTGTATTGATACCTACCAGCTCACTATTTAGATTTACCAAAGCACCACCTGAGTTACCAGGGTTTACTGCTGCATCAGTTTGGATAAACGCTTCAATAGGAAAACGGCTTTTGTCATCTCTATCTATAATGTTGATGTTTCTAGCTTTTGCAGATACAATTCCCGCTGTAACAGTAGAGGTAAGATTAAAAGGATTACCTACGGCAAGTACCCACTCACCTACTTGCAGTTTATCGGAATCACCATATTTAATGTAGGGCAAATTGCGAGCATCAATTTTTATCACAGCTATGTCAGTGTTAGGATCTGTACCTACAATTTCGCCATCAAATTCACGCTTGTCGTTAAGAATGACTTTAATTTCAGTAGCATCACCTACTACATGGTTGTTGGTAATAATATAGCCATTTTCGCTAATAATTACGCCTGAACCTGAACCCGATTGATAGTGAGGTTGGTTAGGAATCCCAAAAAAAGGATTGAAAAAATCATGAATAGAATTACGAGTAGTGGCACTTTTAGTTTTGATATGAACTACACAAGGCGTTGTGTTTTTTGAAGCTTCAATAAAAGCAGTTTGCTGTTGGTCAAGAATTTTCTTGTAATCTGCCCACTCAAAATTTTTTCGGTTTTGAGATTGGTAATACCGCTCTATATCTGCATACTTGGAAGCAAATATATGCTCTCTAAATACTGCGGCTACAATAGCTGCACCAATAAGTACTCCCAAAGCACTTGCAGCTACAATGGTTAAAAACTTGGATCTCCAAAGTGTATTTTTCATAATTCGTTTCTCCTCTCTAAACTTTTTACTATTTTGCCCTACTTTTAGTTGCAAAATAAACTCAACAAAATTACGAAATCCGTACCTGCAATACAAATGCCATTTCAACAACCCTTTTTTACATCTTAAAAAAACAACTTAAAGTGTTACATTTTGACAGTATGCAAGATGACATACACATAAATAAAGTCCGATCCGTGAAATAGGTAAGTAACTTCCTAGACGGCAAAAACAATTTTAGTTTTGATAAAATACTTTTTACTGTATTTTTGCGGTTCGCATGCAAGCTTTTCGTAAAATAAATAACATAGCGGGCTGGACAGTAGGGCTTATCTCCCTCATTGTGTATGTACTTACCTTAGAACCCTCCGCTAGTTTTTGGGATTGTGGGGAATTTATTGCTGTATCATACAAATTAGAAGTACCTCACCCACCTGGTGCACCCCTATTTCTACTGATAGGAAGAATCTTTTCATTTTTAGCTTTGAATAATCCTGAAAAAGTAGCTTTTTGGATAAATTTCTCTAGTGCTGTATCTTCAGCCCTAACTAACGTATTTTTATTTTGGACTATTACTTTGTTGGTACGTAAAATTGTAAAACCACAGCAACAAAATCAATACACTCTATCTCAAATCATTGTTATTATTGGGGCAGGTGCCGTAGGTGCATTAGCAAATGCCTTTTCTGATTCTTTTTGGTTCAGTGCAGTGGAAGCAGAAGTATATGCCATGAGCTCATTGGCTACAGCTATTGTATTTTGGATGATACTCAAATGGGAAGAAGCCGTTAGCCAACAAGATAAATATGCGGATAAGTGGATTTTAATGATTGCTTACACAATAGGTTTATCTATCGGAGTACATTTATTAAACCTACTTACCATTCCTGCTTTGGGAATGGTCTATTATTTCAAGCGGTACAAATTCTCTTGGAGCGGAGCAATTTTAGCTTTTGCTATCAGTATGGGAATTTTACTTTTTGTGCAGTATGCAATTATCCCAGGCATCCCTTCCCTAGCTCTAAAATTTGACATAGCTTTCGTCAATGGAATAGGCTTACCCTTTAATTCAGGAGCAATATTTTTAATGCTTTTAATTGCCGCAGGAATTATATTCGGATTGCGTTATGCACATCAAAAAAACTATCATTTGCTCAACTTAGGACTATTGAGTTTAGCCCTGATTTTAATAGGCTATTTATCTTACATGACTATTTTAATCCGCTCAAATGCTAACCCTAACATAGATGAAAATAACCCCGAAGATTTACCGCGTTTTATCTCTTATCTCAAAAGAGAGCAATACGGCGATAGACCTCTATTTAGAGGAGGTTCATATAATAGCCATGGAAATGGTGAAGAAGACTTAGCAGCAACTTATGAGGAAGGCGACTCTATTTACTTCGTGGATAAGAAAAATAATCGTTACACAGGTTTAGATGTAAAGCCCATAAAAAAATGGTTATATCCCGTAGCTTTTCCTCGCATGCATAGTGAGCAGCCGCAACATATTCAACTCTACAAACAATACAACTCTAATTTAAGTTTTTTCATTGACTACCAAATTATACACATGTACTGGCGATATTTTATGTGGAACTTCGCAGGGCGAGCCTCTGATGAACAAGACGCAAGGTGGGAAGATGGAATATTTAGGCGAGTGTCAGAACCTAACAATAAAGCCAGCAACCACTATTATCTCTTACCTTTTTTAGTTGGTTTAATCGGCTTATTTTACCACTATACAGTTAACAAAAAAGACACAGCAGTAATAGGTACTTTATTTTTCATGACAGGTATAGCAATAGTTATTTACCTCAACCAAACGCCCTACCAACCTCGTGAAAGGGATTACTCTTATGTGGGTTCTTTCTATGCATTTTGTATATGGATAGGAATAGGTGTAGTAGGTCTGTTTGAATGGCTAAAAGGTGTAACAAAACTTAAAGATACTCTCTTAGCGGGAATTACCGTAGCTGTATGTACGTTAGCAGTCCCTGTTTTGATGATTGCACAAAATTGGGATGACCACGACCGTAGTGGTAGGTACT is a genomic window of Bacteroidia bacterium containing:
- a CDS encoding Do family serine endopeptidase → MQLKVGQNSKKFREEKRIMKNTLWRSKFLTIVAASALGVLIGAAIVAAVFREHIFASKYADIERYYQSQNRKNFEWADYKKILDQQQTAFIEASKNTTPCVVHIKTKSATTRNSIHDFFNPFFGIPNQPHYQSGSGSGVIISENGYIITNNHVVGDATEIKVILNDKREFDGEIVGTDPNTDIAVIKIDARNLPYIKYGDSDKLQVGEWVLAVGNPFNLTSTVTAGIVSAKARNINIIDRDDKSRFPIEAFIQTDAAVNPGNSGGALVNLNSELVGINTAIATNTGAYQGYSFAVPINLARKVAEDIINYGAVQRALLGVNIQDVDGKLAKEKGLSVSQGVYVISLAENGAAKSAGVMEGDVIVSIDNVKVNSTAELQEQVGRRRPGDKVKLKIIRGEKEMTIDVVLRNKDGNTSLIKEEKLDVNSIRSKLGASFRPISDNLKARFDIENGLEVYNVENQGKLAQEGISNGFIIISVDERPVRTVEDLVDAFNRKKTGAVLLTLITPFGKKIYRAIPAN
- a CDS encoding DUF2723 domain-containing protein, whose amino-acid sequence is MQAFRKINNIAGWTVGLISLIVYVLTLEPSASFWDCGEFIAVSYKLEVPHPPGAPLFLLIGRIFSFLALNNPEKVAFWINFSSAVSSALTNVFLFWTITLLVRKIVKPQQQNQYTLSQIIVIIGAGAVGALANAFSDSFWFSAVEAEVYAMSSLATAIVFWMILKWEEAVSQQDKYADKWILMIAYTIGLSIGVHLLNLLTIPALGMVYYFKRYKFSWSGAILAFAISMGILLFVQYAIIPGIPSLALKFDIAFVNGIGLPFNSGAIFLMLLIAAGIIFGLRYAHQKNYHLLNLGLLSLALILIGYLSYMTILIRSNANPNIDENNPEDLPRFISYLKREQYGDRPLFRGGSYNSHGNGEEDLAATYEEGDSIYFVDKKNNRYTGLDVKPIKKWLYPVAFPRMHSEQPQHIQLYKQYNSNLSFFIDYQIIHMYWRYFMWNFAGRASDEQDARWEDGIFRRVSEPNNKASNHYYLLPFLVGLIGLFYHYTVNKKDTAVIGTLFFMTGIAIVIYLNQTPYQPRERDYSYVGSFYAFCIWIGIGVVGLFEWLKGVTKLKDTLLAGITVAVCTLAVPVLMIAQNWDDHDRSGRYFCPDSARNILESCDENAILITNGDNDTFPLWYLQEVEGVRTDVRVVNLSLLRTDWYAWQLKHLKNGKSEPLPITIPDEEYIGEKMAYMTYRTTTLELPVDKQNIRKQVSSDIPDTQIPDVFKWTVTPRNEKNGVGHLVKDDIMLLNIIENNAKQGWKRPIYVSMTVPIEGLLTSMQPYFQVEGMCYRFVPIRNNDNSGRVDIQRTQSILDKKFRYRGLNNPKLYFDEQAQHMVSNYRNVFYRLASAYIEKGNKNEAKAVLEKSLSLMPSNCVPMDAFAMLSNADIYEKCDDKLKAEKLRKEAEAICKRALDKYEPESSEYKRHKSILAYMIGTYGQAGNTNKAIEIAEYLYQKTGDPEYQQYVQMIKANPNFFKPEPEKPETLIKDTIKVNSEKEKNKSDSKK